The genomic stretch AGTCAAAGAAAAGCTGGCATTTCTTCACATCCTCGCATCCAGTATTAAAACACCATTATGTAGTCATAAGTAAGATGCGGATCATTTTGCCTCCCCAGGCGACCAGCGCTAAGAAGCCCTCCCTAGGAGCCATGGCACCCCGGAAGAAGGCTGCTCTGAAGGCGGAGCTGACGGAGGAGCTGAAGCAGGAGATCAGGGAAGCCTTTGAGCTGTTCGACACCGAGGGCTCAGGACATATCGATGTCAAGGAACTGAAGGTTCATTCACCATGGTGTCTGTTCAGTTGTTCATTAATGTTGCATGCATTCACTGCATATACATGTAAGCAATTATGTTATAAATGTATGATGGCATGCAATGTTATCAAATGACCAAACGAGAGAAATTCAACAGCACATATATATGGGATGAAGCGGTTTGTTCTGTCCATGCAATTAAGCTAGACAAGTTTAATTATAAGTCACAATGAATTTCATAATTGAGGATGGACAGATTTTAGGGATCTGGTTCCCTTCTTTGTGACAGGTGGCCATGAGAGCATTGGGATTTGAGCCAAAAAAAGAGGAGATAAAGCGGATGGTCAGTGAGGTCGATAAGGATGGCACAGGGAAAATTGACTTCAATGATTTCCTGACAGTCATGACACAGAAAATGGTAAGCATTCCACAGCTCAGAAATGATCCTTTCCACCTGGATACATTATGTTCATTATGCAAATAATGATCAATTCTGATCTTTGTAAAGTAATGCCTACATCCCTTAAAAAATTCCTGGTTAACAGTGGTTTAGTAAGGTGTAATGTTTACCAGTCACAGATGGCAGAGCACAGACATTTTCCTAAAGATACAGTGCTCACAAATATTCTTGGGATGCTTGCTCAGTTCTGAAAAACGTTGCAGATTTATTGATGTCATAATagaagttcattgacaagcaatgtttaacatatctgcacgTATCTTCggcacagacattttcttttaagtGTCAATTTTCTTGACTGACTTATTCCATTCTGATCTTTACAATTGCACTTAATAGTAAACTGgagtcactggctcccaaagcgatattaaacacaaatgtttggtgttttatgttattgcaaaggtgttactaattaaataGGAATCAATGTTtcacaaattaattttaaactCCGATCAGGTCTTATAGAACTAAAATTTGGGTTTATTTATCAccacttaaaattaatgttttacttaaaactattGGTTGTTTCTGAtgctatatttttttcaaaacaaatgaataagGTAATGATTTGTGTTACAataaattacaattttttttaatattgctgaattaagcaagtgtcccaagactttGTGAGCACTGTATGGATATATTAACTTAACAAAACTCAAGAAACACATTATTCAACATCACGGTCAATCCTGAGACCTCAAGTCCTTATAAAAGGGGCAGAATCATCTTCTCACTGAGCATTGCTGTGTCTCCACAGGCGGAGAAAGACTCCAAAGAGGAAATCCTGAAAGCGTTCCGTCTGTTTGACGACGACGAGACAGGGAAGATATCTTTCCGTAACCTGAAGAGGGTGGCCAAGGAGCTGGGGGAGAACCTCACAGATGAGGAGCTGCAGGTGAGAAGCAGTGAGGAGAGCTACACCTTCCTGTGGTCCCTTACAAAGCTGCTACACATAGGTTCACATTAACTAACCAGTGTTAAGAATTATGGGTAaaaaataaagagagagagataccCTGGTATGTTGCTTGCTGATCTCACCGTGACAGACACTGTAATCACATTGATTCATTGGCGTGTGTCCATAGTCCTTCACACTACGATTAATGGACTTCCTTGTTTGATGGTGCCCTTCCTCCAGGAGATGATTGAAGAAGCTGACCGGGATGGCGATGGAGAGGTGAACCAGCAAGAGTTTCTGCGCATAATGAAGAAGACAAGCTTGTACTGAGGGCAGTCAGCCCCAGGAAGGGCCAGTATCCCCAGATGGGCGTGCTGACCTGCTCCCTTCTGGGGGACACAGTTACCTTCTGGTACATTAACACTGCTTTGTGGGGACCCACCATCTCCTGGGGAGCCAGAGTTACCATTTGGAACAAGAACAAagcaaggggagggggggggaggcaatTCAGAACACAAGCTGAGCTTTAACCCAGCAAAGAATGTTTGTTGAGGTACCTACATGACTTTGGACCAAGTTCACTTTGGAATGTTTTTGCCAGGCTGAACTGGTTTTTTAAAAGTGTGATTTTCAGAGGTCATGTGAGCTTTAGCCATAGTATACCTGTATCTTTCTATATAGTAAATGTGTATTACAAGGGGTAAGAGAGTTCCACAAGATAGACAACTAATGTGCCAAAAACTGTAATCACTATTAAACAGCCCCCAAAGCATGGTCTTTCTAAGTCTGTTTTCTATTGGAGATGTACCTCCAATGGGGCTGTGTTTTCAAAGTTACATCCACAGTGCCTATGTATATTACAATCTGTCACAGGACTACAAGAACAGGGCTGTTGGGATTTTGAATCTGCCCTCTAACTGGAAACCTTATATGCCTAGATCCTTTGCCAGGTAAAGTACAATTGTAGTATTATTTAGTACCCAAAGCATCAGGCTCACCCTTTCATACGTTTTTGTGAggtattattgatttaaaataCAACTGAAATCGAATCCTTGCTTTGAGTCACCTTCAGCCAGTATTGCTGTGAATATATTTATGCCTGCTTGTATACGCTGTGACCTCTCCTTTGTACCACAGCCTCTGTAGAGAAACAAATTAGGTCAGTTCTTCCATTGCCCTGCTAGCGCCCCCCGGTGGCTATTGGCTGTATCTGAAGTGATCCTGTTGCTGGTTTCTTTGTTACTCCTGCTACATTTTTGTCATTGTATAGTTTTTGCTCCATGTTGTGTATTGATGGATGTTTTGTACAGATGCACTGCATATTCTATTTATCAAAGAAATCATTAAAAGATTTAACTCTTATTCTTATCCGTGTGCTTGAAATACTTTTCCCATCTCCTAGCATGATTCACGATTATTTTACCGGCATCATCTTATCTTTTCCATTGACGTTTGTTATAGGGAAACAAATGTTTATCGTGCAGTTCGCTGTGTAATACATCGCCTTCATTTCCCTGCCATTGGTACAGACCatcagtttaattaaaaaagtACTATGTTCTTTTAAAAGAAATGCGGCCCTTTTTTCTCCCGCGTGTTGACCTAGATCACTGAGGCTTAGGGAAACGGAGAATATCTGCCTGATAACATGAATAGGCGTAGGGTTTATtattctctctctgtgtgttttATACAAGAGACGAAAGAGTACAAAAGGTTACTAGGCAGCCGGGTGGCATCATGTAGAAGGTATGATTGTTCTACTTGGAAAACTTTAATGCAGATACAAAGAGTCCATGGAGAACGGTTTAGTGcagtttcccaatctggtccttggggacccccgacacatttttgctccctcccagctcccagtagctAAAAACATAGACTGCCTGGGAGTCCCCAaagactgggttgggaaacagtgGTTTAGTGTATCAACaccactgggattccacatcaGGTGACCAATAACCATTGGGGCCCCTTAGAAAGAGTGTCACTTACTGCTttctgggctgggctgggctgggctcgGCCTGAGTGAGAGCCTGTGTGGGCCAGTTGGTCACTGGCGGAGGTGGATGTGATttctcagggcaccaggcagcaCCCTCTTCTGCAGTTCCCGGGAGCGATAGCCGTACACCAGTGGGATCAGGGAGACTCCCAGGTTGTAGATGGTGTAGGCGGCCATGTCCAGGGAGACACAGTGCAGGGTGCTGGGCAGCAGGTAGCTGTCCATGAGGATGGGCACTGAGTAGAAGAGCATCTGCACTGCCTGCATGGCCAGCGTGACCCGGGCGCGGCGCGAGCGGAGGAGCCCCCTCGCGTCCCTGCAGAGCAGCAGGAAGCACGCCAGCATGGTCAGGTAGCAGGCAGGCAGCACCAGGGCGCCCATGACCAGGGAGAAGGCCCGCAGCATAGGGGTCTCGGAGAGGCATTCGGCCACCAGCAGCATCCGGCAGCGCGGCAGGAAAAGGTCCACCTTCATGTTTTTCAAGGCCACGTACAAGGTGACCGAGCCGGCGAGGAGGGGGGCCGCCCACACTGCCAGCACCAGGACCCGCTGCCGGGTGGGGCTCAGCAGCAGCTCGTAGCGGAGGGGCCACTTGATTGCCACGTAGCGGTCCACCGCCAGGGCGGCGCTGAGGAGCACGTCCACCATGCAGCAAGCCTGCGAGGCCAAGGAGAAGACCAGGCACTGGGCCACGGGGATGCCCAGCCTGGAGGTGAGCAGGGCAGCCTGAAGCATCAGGAAGAGCAGCTGCAGGCTGTCGCAGCAGAGCAGATGGGCAAGCAGCATGAAGCGCAGTTTGCTCAAGAGCGCAGGTGGCCGGACGATGGCTAGCAGCAAGGGGGCACTCAGCAGCAAGTTAACCCCGTAACTCAGGCAGGTCAAGGTCAGCTTGATGTCATAATAGAGGTCAGAAGTCTGAATGGAGGCCTTTAGCTCCGTAATATTGCACGTCACCATCCCTCCTGCAACAGTCAAGAATGTGAGCATTACTGCACCACAGACAGGGGAATAAAGGTTTGCATGCCTCGGGGTTCCTGCTACTGTAAAGCATATCTCAGCTATTCAGAGGTCAATcacttaataataaaataacagatataattattctaaaccaaaaaaaagaaatcagatAGGAAAGTCAGACACTATGACAGCTTGATAAGTTCAAATGTTAGCAAAGTCCCTGAACGCTTCAGAAAGAAAAATCTAAAGAcaatcaagatttttttttttttttttttttttaactcaaaaCGATCAATTAATCAGTTGAGATTAGGGGAGACTATACAGGTTCATGACTT from Paramormyrops kingsleyae isolate MSU_618 chromosome 10, PKINGS_0.4, whole genome shotgun sequence encodes the following:
- the cetn2 gene encoding uncharacterized protein cetn2, with the translated sequence MATSAKKPSLGAMAPRKKAALKAELTEELKQEIREAFELFDTEGSGHIDVKELKVAMRALGFEPKKEEIKRMVSEVDKDGTGKIDFNDFLTVMTQKMAEKDSKEEILKAFRLFDDDETGKISFRNLKRVAKELGENLTDEELQEMIEEADRDGDGEVNQQEFLRIMKKTSLY
- the LOC111843747 gene encoding uncharacterized protein, coding for MVTCNITELKASIQTSDLYYDIKLTLTCLSYGVNLLLSAPLLLAIVRPPALLSKLRFMLLAHLLCCDSLQLLFLMLQAALLTSRLGIPVAQCLVFSLASQACCMVDVLLSAALAVDRYVAIKWPLRYELLLSPTRQRVLVLAVWAAPLLAGSVTLYVALKNMKVDLFLPRCRMLLVAECLSETPMLRAFSLVMGALVLPACYLTMLACFLLLCRDARGLLRSRRARVTLAMQAVQMLFYSVPILMDSYLLPSTLHCVSLDMAAYTIYNLGVSLIPLVYGYRSRELQKRVLPGALRNHIHLRQ